In Pseudomonas fluorescens, a genomic segment contains:
- a CDS encoding TetR/AcrR family transcriptional regulator, translated as MEPVDLLERCYPGRRAESKRHILRCALALFNQQGIEATTIDIIRAESQMSVGAIYHHFENKEGLVAALYMTALDDQARLRDSYLAAVTSTKEWVHALVFSYVDWVVSQPDWARFQYQARFAVARSSFNERLAEANLARNAALKKWFSDPAHRQNLQALPSELIPSLIIGSAESYCRAWLSGRVQRNPGLLRQQLADAAWRAVGRED; from the coding sequence ATGGAACCTGTCGATCTCCTCGAACGCTGCTACCCAGGCCGTCGTGCCGAGTCCAAGCGGCACATCCTTCGATGTGCCCTGGCGCTGTTCAACCAGCAGGGCATTGAAGCGACCACCATCGACATCATCCGTGCCGAAAGCCAGATGAGCGTGGGGGCCATTTATCATCATTTCGAGAACAAGGAAGGCTTGGTCGCGGCGTTGTACATGACCGCCCTGGACGATCAGGCGCGCCTCAGGGACAGCTACCTTGCCGCTGTGACGTCGACCAAGGAATGGGTGCATGCCCTGGTGTTCAGCTACGTGGATTGGGTGGTCAGCCAACCCGATTGGGCGCGCTTCCAGTACCAGGCGCGCTTTGCGGTTGCCCGCAGCAGCTTCAATGAGCGGCTCGCCGAGGCGAATCTCGCCAGGAACGCCGCACTCAAGAAGTGGTTCAGCGACCCGGCCCACCGGCAGAATTTGCAGGCCCTGCCCTCCGAGCTGATACCGTCACTGATCATCGGTTCGGCGGAGAGCTACTGCCGCGCCTGGCTCTCTGGCCGCGTCCAGCGCAACCCTGGGCTCTTGCGGCAGCAGCTTGCAGATGCGGCCTGGCGCGCAGTAGGGCGTGAGGACTAA
- a CDS encoding hotdog fold domain-containing protein, whose protein sequence is MSQTLSMYQSVGPSAFSNMTCQMAPYFGTINPEISVLAPGRGEVKVPFRKEITNHLASVHAIALCNAAELAGGMMTEVSIPSGARWIPKGMSVEYLAKAKTSIHAIADGSEIDWQTSGDKIVPVDIFDEAGVKVFTARITMNVKVG, encoded by the coding sequence ATGAGCCAGACTCTCAGCATGTACCAAAGCGTTGGTCCGTCCGCTTTCAGCAATATGACCTGCCAGATGGCACCGTACTTCGGCACCATCAACCCGGAAATTTCTGTATTGGCCCCCGGCCGCGGTGAAGTGAAGGTGCCGTTTCGCAAGGAAATCACCAATCACCTGGCGTCCGTTCACGCTATCGCGCTGTGCAACGCGGCAGAACTGGCGGGCGGCATGATGACCGAAGTGTCCATCCCCAGCGGCGCTCGCTGGATTCCTAAAGGCATGAGCGTCGAATATTTGGCCAAGGCCAAAACGTCCATCCACGCGATTGCCGACGGTAGCGAAATCGACTGGCAGACCTCGGGCGACAAGATTGTTCCGGTCGATATCTTCGACGAGGCCGGGGTGAAGGTCTTTACGGCACGCATCACCATGAATGTGAAAGTCGGCTAG
- a CDS encoding DEAD/DEAH box helicase — protein MWAEGWTSLRDAQEWAVPVLVHADQDVIIAAATAAGKTEAAFLPILTNLLNNDDPPGAVLYISPLKALINDQWDRLSRLCEQLEIPVVAWHGDVSSSKKHRFLKSSEGVLLITPESLEALFVNRGSSLGGVFQHLRYIVVDELHAFIGSERGKQLQSLMHRVELAAGRRLPRVGLSATLGDMQMASAFLRPANADNVTVIESKNANQTLQVQVRGYIQPPMSELKKKPAQPNEHEGNEDETENEASPDFAIAEHLYQVLRGSNNLIFPNSRSQVEWYADQLRRRCEKDGVPNEFWPHHGSLSKDLREQAEHALKAGDRPASAICTTTLELGIDIGSIKTVVQIGAPPSVASLRQRLGRSGRRPGEKATLRVYCKESPLTDKSGLSDQLRQGLVQTIAMVRLLTRGWFEPPRAQGIHASTLVQQCLSIIAQCGGASAADLWKNLIAEGAFQGIEKPDFVKLLKSLGEHELIVQDSSGLLLPGTVGERMINHYEFYSAFTSDEEFRLVCDGKALGSVPVSRPLTKDQRIIFGGRRWQVRDVDLQAKVIIVSAARGGAPPPFDGLGAMVHDAVRAEMRAVLADSSPCPFIDHGAKALLEEARKTFALLGLGERYLIESGGKCYLISWLGDYANDALRLLLNHAGLFCDNSGLAIEIDANIDQAKEALAVVGGLDPSDLNSILEDVQNMLREKWDWALPESLLVKSFASISLDISTAVCFAQRQSMS, from the coding sequence ATTTGGGCTGAAGGTTGGACCTCCCTTCGCGACGCCCAGGAATGGGCCGTGCCTGTTTTGGTGCACGCCGATCAGGACGTCATCATCGCCGCAGCAACAGCCGCTGGCAAAACCGAAGCCGCCTTCTTGCCCATCCTGACGAATCTGCTCAATAACGATGATCCGCCTGGCGCGGTGCTGTATATCAGTCCGCTCAAGGCCTTGATTAACGATCAATGGGACAGGTTAAGCCGACTCTGTGAGCAGCTTGAGATCCCTGTTGTCGCTTGGCACGGAGATGTTTCATCCAGCAAAAAACACCGTTTTCTCAAATCATCTGAAGGCGTGCTGCTGATCACTCCCGAATCTCTTGAAGCATTGTTCGTCAACCGTGGCTCAAGTCTCGGCGGGGTATTCCAACACCTGCGCTATATCGTCGTGGACGAACTACACGCTTTCATCGGCAGTGAGCGAGGCAAACAACTTCAGTCATTGATGCACAGGGTTGAACTTGCTGCGGGGAGGCGCCTTCCTAGGGTTGGGCTTTCAGCCACCCTCGGCGATATGCAGATGGCGTCAGCGTTTTTGCGCCCAGCCAATGCCGATAACGTTACCGTTATTGAATCGAAAAACGCTAACCAGACACTTCAGGTGCAAGTTCGCGGCTACATTCAGCCGCCAATGAGCGAGCTTAAAAAGAAACCTGCTCAACCCAATGAGCATGAGGGGAATGAAGACGAAACGGAAAATGAGGCAAGCCCCGACTTCGCGATTGCGGAGCATCTCTACCAGGTACTACGCGGCAGCAATAACTTGATATTCCCGAATAGTCGGTCCCAGGTTGAATGGTACGCAGACCAACTGCGCCGACGATGCGAGAAAGACGGCGTGCCCAACGAGTTCTGGCCTCATCACGGCAGTCTCTCGAAAGACTTGCGGGAGCAGGCTGAACATGCGCTGAAAGCCGGAGACCGGCCAGCATCGGCGATTTGCACTACAACCCTTGAACTCGGAATAGACATCGGCAGTATCAAAACGGTGGTGCAAATTGGTGCCCCACCTTCCGTGGCAAGTCTGCGTCAACGTTTAGGGCGTTCCGGCAGACGCCCAGGAGAGAAAGCAACGTTACGCGTTTACTGTAAAGAATCACCGCTCACGGATAAATCTGGCTTATCCGACCAATTACGCCAAGGGTTGGTACAAACAATTGCCATGGTTCGACTGCTGACCAGAGGTTGGTTTGAACCTCCCAGAGCGCAGGGCATTCATGCCTCCACCTTGGTTCAGCAATGCCTTTCTATCATTGCTCAATGCGGCGGCGCTTCGGCTGCCGACCTATGGAAAAACTTGATTGCTGAAGGCGCATTTCAAGGTATTGAAAAACCGGACTTTGTGAAACTACTCAAATCTCTTGGGGAGCACGAATTGATTGTCCAGGACAGCTCAGGATTGCTGCTGCCTGGAACAGTTGGTGAGCGCATGATCAATCACTATGAGTTCTACAGCGCATTCACTAGCGATGAAGAATTCCGTCTGGTATGCGACGGTAAAGCCTTGGGCTCGGTCCCCGTTAGCCGTCCGCTGACCAAAGACCAACGCATTATCTTCGGTGGCCGTCGATGGCAGGTGCGTGATGTTGACCTGCAGGCCAAGGTCATCATCGTCTCAGCGGCACGCGGCGGTGCTCCTCCACCGTTCGATGGCTTGGGCGCAATGGTACATGACGCCGTACGCGCGGAGATGCGAGCAGTCTTAGCGGACTCCAGCCCCTGCCCTTTTATCGATCATGGTGCCAAAGCTTTACTCGAAGAGGCCCGGAAAACTTTTGCCTTATTGGGGCTTGGTGAGCGGTACCTTATCGAGTCGGGTGGGAAATGTTATTTGATTAGTTGGTTGGGTGATTACGCTAATGATGCATTAAGGCTGCTGCTTAATCATGCGGGCCTTTTTTGTGATAACTCGGGTCTGGCTATAGAAATCGATGCGAATATCGATCAGGCAAAAGAGGCACTTGCGGTTGTTGGAGGCCTGGACCCAAGTGACCTCAATTCGATTTTGGAGGACGTACAGAACATGTTGCGCGAAAAGTGGGATTGGGCGTTGCCGGAATCGTTGCTCGTGAAGTCTTTTGCTTCCATATCGCTCGATATCTCAACCGCTGTTTGCTTTGCCCAAAGACAGTCGATGAGCTGA
- a CDS encoding ATP-binding protein, with product MSTIRAKDRDAVIQSLRAGVVPRVGQHLIQVGRVGELDALIKDVERLVESGSAFRVVIGEYGAGKTFFLNLVRAIAMERKLVTMHADLNPDRRLHATGGQARSLYSELAKNMSTRTKPDGGAMQGIVEKFISQAKTEAKAAGTDSETVIRKHLAELTEMVNGYDFAEVIAAYCRGFEEGNEQLKADAIRWLRGEFTTKTDARAALSVRTIIDDASVYDQLKLLSRFVRLAGFGGLMICLDELVNLYKLANTQARNANYEQILRILNDSLQGSSEGLGFVLGGTPEFLMDTRRGLFSYPALQSRLAENSFAKTGLVDLSGPVIRLTSLTPEDFYVLLQKLRHVYAGGDAEKYLLPDEALPLFMAHCNQRLGEAYFRTPRTTITAFINLLAILEQNPGADWRTLLGAVEVAKDSGGEDDMKVDADDELATFTL from the coding sequence ATGAGCACTATCAGAGCCAAGGATCGCGATGCGGTCATTCAATCGTTACGCGCGGGCGTAGTGCCACGTGTTGGTCAGCACCTGATTCAGGTTGGCCGTGTAGGTGAGCTTGATGCTCTGATCAAGGATGTCGAACGCCTGGTGGAAAGCGGATCAGCGTTTCGGGTGGTGATAGGCGAGTACGGCGCAGGTAAAACGTTCTTTCTGAACCTGGTTCGTGCTATCGCCATGGAACGAAAACTCGTGACCATGCATGCCGACTTGAACCCTGACCGCCGGTTACACGCCACTGGGGGGCAAGCTCGCTCGCTTTACTCCGAACTGGCCAAGAATATGTCAACGCGCACAAAGCCTGACGGTGGTGCCATGCAAGGCATCGTGGAGAAATTCATTTCCCAGGCCAAAACAGAAGCCAAGGCAGCGGGTACCGACAGCGAGACAGTAATTCGTAAACACTTGGCCGAATTGACCGAAATGGTTAATGGCTATGACTTTGCCGAGGTGATCGCTGCCTACTGCCGCGGCTTTGAGGAAGGCAATGAGCAACTGAAGGCGGACGCCATTCGTTGGCTACGCGGAGAATTCACCACCAAAACCGATGCCCGCGCTGCCCTGAGCGTGCGGACGATCATTGACGACGCCTCCGTCTACGACCAGCTCAAATTGCTTTCCAGGTTCGTCAGACTCGCAGGGTTCGGTGGCCTGATGATATGCCTCGACGAACTGGTTAACCTCTACAAACTGGCGAATACGCAGGCTCGTAATGCCAACTACGAACAGATCCTCCGCATCCTCAACGACTCATTGCAAGGGTCATCCGAAGGATTGGGTTTCGTGCTAGGCGGCACGCCCGAGTTTTTGATGGACACTCGTCGAGGGTTATTCAGCTACCCCGCCCTGCAGTCGCGATTGGCTGAGAACTCGTTTGCCAAAACCGGACTGGTGGATCTCTCGGGGCCGGTCATTCGCCTTACCAGTCTTACCCCTGAGGACTTCTACGTACTGCTTCAAAAACTCCGCCACGTATATGCCGGCGGCGATGCCGAAAAGTATTTGCTGCCTGACGAGGCGCTTCCTCTGTTTATGGCTCACTGCAACCAACGCCTAGGGGAAGCCTACTTCCGCACACCGCGCACCACAATCACAGCGTTCATCAATCTACTGGCCATCCTGGAGCAAAACCCAGGGGCCGATTGGCGAACACTGCTAGGGGCGGTCGAGGTCGCCAAGGATTCCGGCGGTGAGGATGATATGAAGGTCGATGCGGACGATGAACTTGCCACCTTCACACTCTGA
- a CDS encoding TerB N-terminal domain-containing protein: MARKKAKNSGGTGILIIFALAFSALAAIPKNAWIAIGVIAGIGTIMWLLAERGKRRLNQLQASAAKNVRPQQPQSLGVTFSMREVSTSNRDNEESPEFYTVQLGSPPANTFKIPSISSQKADARWVPAGEIIEVAGFSLPGGMFYIGSTLGSTHDAQEPSLINPKLRIAKNYVDLNERLMSYWPSFHSITPQARRGYLQWLAGGRSDPLADTGYVFLFFYGLERRALIDPIYDSKVINEVPLIVDEVRRLLSIYRGNGSFRGYAEGFLDYLGNRVVDANLYLGLPPNVAEHSYEMPLPLRIGLGQHAANKHPLNADWALAWALADPNISKRTPVIRCKDVFSRLFKLKYENTYPAGLTLAQNKTKLKASYRPASAVIKAPTLTLGDLPDIMATSGTRKILQLLVEQCTNEVEPYSRYLGRNPESAEALEGLLQLPVALWPKAAHDELDELRSRIGNDLIVMSFGELAGRFKSAGALSRDKVLALARALESLHIGMEPDVLGGSKTPKAQDRIALFVTQPEDGSLRASAAYNAASVTLDLASAVASADGDTSNEEITLLAQHIDSWSHLSGAHHKRLKAHLQIQLQQPPTLASLKKKLDPLPVDAKRTIAGFLAHLAQADGIVSPAEVKLLERVYKALQLDSQLLYSDLHGAAAGVGIAVTPATTYPSAEPGAQPASSSKQGFVLDHDRIAQLQRETAEVSALLAKVFTEDQVEEPERPTESAEPNSESSVDVPGLDLEHSAFLRLLISRPEWTRAELEIAASDMELMLDGALEQINDMAFERFDMPVTEGDDPVEINTDILEELAL, from the coding sequence ATGGCAAGGAAGAAAGCAAAAAACTCCGGTGGCACCGGCATACTTATTATTTTTGCTCTGGCATTCAGTGCTCTCGCTGCTATCCCAAAAAATGCCTGGATAGCGATCGGTGTCATAGCGGGTATCGGCACCATTATGTGGCTGCTGGCCGAACGCGGAAAACGCCGGCTCAATCAGCTTCAAGCATCCGCTGCAAAGAATGTACGCCCGCAACAGCCACAAAGCTTGGGCGTAACGTTTTCCATGCGTGAAGTCTCGACGAGCAATAGGGACAATGAGGAAAGCCCCGAGTTTTATACGGTGCAACTCGGCTCTCCCCCTGCCAATACCTTTAAAATTCCAAGTATCAGCTCACAGAAGGCCGACGCCCGCTGGGTGCCTGCTGGCGAAATCATCGAAGTTGCCGGCTTCTCCCTGCCTGGCGGCATGTTTTATATCGGGAGCACACTCGGTAGCACACATGATGCTCAAGAGCCTTCACTGATCAACCCAAAGCTTCGGATTGCCAAGAACTACGTCGACCTCAATGAGCGACTGATGTCTTATTGGCCGAGCTTTCACTCCATTACACCGCAAGCGCGACGCGGATACCTGCAATGGCTCGCAGGTGGGCGTAGTGATCCGTTGGCGGATACCGGCTATGTATTTTTGTTTTTCTACGGTTTAGAACGTCGAGCCCTCATTGATCCCATTTACGATTCAAAGGTCATTAATGAGGTTCCTCTAATAGTCGACGAGGTCCGGCGTCTACTGAGTATTTATAGAGGAAATGGGTCATTCCGAGGCTATGCAGAAGGCTTCCTTGACTACCTAGGCAACCGCGTTGTTGACGCGAATCTCTACCTTGGCCTGCCACCCAATGTGGCCGAACACAGCTACGAAATGCCTTTGCCGCTGCGCATTGGTTTAGGTCAGCACGCAGCCAATAAGCATCCGCTGAATGCCGATTGGGCACTGGCATGGGCGTTGGCTGACCCCAACATCAGTAAACGCACGCCAGTCATACGCTGCAAAGATGTGTTTTCACGCTTGTTCAAGCTCAAGTACGAAAACACTTATCCTGCGGGCCTGACATTGGCGCAGAACAAAACCAAGCTGAAGGCCAGCTATCGCCCTGCCTCTGCCGTAATAAAGGCCCCCACGCTTACCCTGGGGGATCTACCTGACATCATGGCAACCTCGGGCACACGTAAAATTTTGCAACTGCTGGTCGAGCAATGCACCAACGAAGTTGAGCCCTACAGCCGTTATTTGGGAAGAAACCCTGAAAGCGCAGAGGCACTTGAGGGGCTCCTGCAGCTTCCTGTCGCGCTCTGGCCGAAGGCAGCCCACGATGAATTGGATGAGTTGCGGTCTAGGATTGGTAACGACCTGATCGTCATGAGTTTTGGAGAGCTCGCAGGACGCTTTAAAAGCGCGGGCGCGTTGTCTCGAGACAAAGTACTCGCTCTGGCCCGCGCATTGGAGTCGCTGCATATTGGAATGGAACCCGACGTACTGGGTGGTAGCAAGACGCCAAAAGCCCAGGACCGGATCGCGTTGTTTGTAACCCAGCCTGAAGATGGATCACTCCGTGCGTCTGCTGCATACAACGCTGCATCGGTAACCCTTGATTTGGCCAGTGCGGTGGCTTCGGCCGACGGTGATACCTCCAACGAAGAAATCACACTGCTTGCTCAGCATATCGATTCATGGAGTCACTTGAGCGGTGCCCATCACAAACGCCTCAAAGCACATCTGCAAATCCAACTCCAACAACCACCCACGCTTGCTAGCCTTAAGAAAAAGCTCGATCCCTTGCCCGTCGATGCAAAACGCACCATTGCCGGCTTCCTCGCTCATCTGGCGCAGGCCGATGGCATCGTCAGCCCTGCGGAAGTGAAGTTGCTGGAGCGTGTTTATAAGGCACTGCAATTGGATAGCCAGTTGCTTTACAGCGACCTCCATGGGGCGGCAGCCGGTGTGGGTATCGCCGTGACGCCTGCCACCACTTACCCATCCGCCGAACCCGGCGCGCAGCCTGCCTCATCTTCGAAACAAGGTTTCGTCCTTGATCATGATCGGATTGCACAGCTTCAGCGGGAGACAGCGGAGGTCTCCGCCCTCCTCGCCAAGGTGTTCACTGAGGATCAGGTTGAGGAGCCGGAGCGGCCGACTGAAAGCGCTGAACCGAATTCGGAGTCGAGCGTGGACGTGCCTGGGCTTGATCTGGAACACTCGGCCTTCCTCCGCCTGTTGATCTCTCGCCCGGAATGGACCCGCGCAGAACTGGAAATCGCTGCCAGCGACATGGAGCTGATGCTCGATGGCGCTCTGGAACAAATTAACGACATGGCTTTTGAACGATTCGACATGCCCGTCACAGAAGGCGACGACCCGGTCGAGATAAACACAGACATCCTGGAAGAATTAGCCCTATGA
- a CDS encoding response regulator: MLDTLIKALRESGASVDSDSIANTLWLRMAMGAHNAAEKPLAQRPSEPAWQEDVEAPIDTSTSTPALPATVESPPPTSPVVDDIPLVPTAASPVAGQTAALGVLPSLPERAAFKRAVKQLRSQHRQPSQRLDERAMVRSVAEDSLQALKPVFMPGSRRSLRLSLIRERSGTNALWTQPLDELAALFHGQGTFKLQREWSLGEREAGAEAPMAVLSELDRQGQPIGVERSAERIKWWPGEIILIASDFTSNGWWDGTYLKLLRGLAARQPVALLHTLPGRLWSRTWTGTPDASVSSARALVPARALDVRVLHLSNAAVRDDARLAIPLVELAVQPLSAWARLLMGRAGSMAAILLDEREPEVPAADEVQEQTSPPVDAKRLAMQYRMASSPLARLLAQHLSVTAPLSFPVMRWVQQAMLPHSDTSHLAEFVLGGLLKVQPSSADTPADTLTYDFIEGVRPLLQQGMPKVLGLETQLLVGRYLERMHDSTLDMRAVVETWSDEQLHELSSEHQAFAMVSRGFLERIGLRPRATSSTAQKPGKPTPVHSTEPDPDQGSPAPKPAPPLQSAQNQWTRTLREPVQELQWSPFDEERLAIRTFSGIDLWRPAHETDSRTLRQQKNVASIRKPTLVLYWWVPAGPEDEGGKLEAIKMIVRRLSEALMARLPGRVRIKRLRNPIVLNNRRNPAQALLIFQTSEYSRWAHAQPLQFTAIERFIARKNILSSCVEMGAKRSAHPLIHKTIHLKERDLQASGYLSTSEFWAKLSWLTNTLCKRIQRLLPTENEPITAMTWLSENQIGIASHDGAATTVAALNVGRKSLSGDIDSGLLAFHRSSIPLTHLFVRPALETPRGSRNEQPGAEQLVCMDAQGSTYIKRDREDQNAPLKEVISGEGIPRRPVFSPLDRRWWIAGEEPRLLSPSTARKLHPPEVPLLSICDLRKEDNVHTLLHDQIFAGWTLDDSVFAITAAGFLHQGSIHDMRVSNRTSQPLLDRQPRYLNGILREAAASADGHRFATLTAYGRLDLWDTLSMTRLNSWQVITALAEVRHVRLGLSATGQRIAFSDGRTVRVFEEPLSAISDSRWMRQVLWVDDRPGNNEWERHALASQQVRCTLALSTDEALETLEKRRFAVIISDMGRREGSAEGYVLLKALREAGNLTPYFIYASSDLPEHHDLALQNGAQGSTSKSDKLLRWVMECIDGPSVKA; encoded by the coding sequence ATGCTCGACACGTTGATAAAGGCGTTGCGCGAAAGTGGCGCGTCGGTGGACAGCGACAGTATCGCCAACACACTGTGGCTGCGAATGGCCATGGGCGCGCATAACGCCGCAGAGAAGCCGCTCGCGCAGCGCCCCAGCGAGCCTGCATGGCAGGAAGACGTGGAGGCGCCCATCGACACGTCTACTAGCACGCCCGCCCTGCCGGCCACGGTCGAGAGCCCGCCTCCAACCTCGCCAGTCGTCGATGACATCCCGCTCGTCCCGACTGCCGCAAGCCCGGTCGCGGGACAGACGGCAGCGCTTGGCGTTCTTCCCTCGCTGCCCGAGCGCGCCGCGTTCAAGCGCGCAGTGAAGCAACTGCGCTCACAACACCGCCAACCTTCGCAACGGCTCGACGAACGGGCGATGGTCCGAAGCGTCGCCGAGGACAGCCTGCAAGCACTGAAGCCGGTGTTCATGCCAGGTTCGCGCCGCTCGCTGCGTCTGAGCCTGATCAGGGAACGCAGCGGCACCAACGCCCTGTGGACGCAGCCGTTAGATGAGCTGGCGGCATTGTTCCATGGCCAGGGCACCTTCAAGTTGCAGCGCGAGTGGTCGCTGGGCGAGCGCGAAGCCGGCGCAGAAGCGCCCATGGCGGTGCTTAGTGAACTCGACCGGCAAGGCCAGCCCATCGGCGTCGAGCGGTCGGCAGAGCGCATCAAATGGTGGCCTGGGGAGATCATCCTGATCGCCAGCGACTTCACCAGCAACGGATGGTGGGACGGCACCTACCTGAAACTGCTGCGCGGCCTGGCGGCGCGCCAGCCGGTTGCGCTGCTGCACACCCTGCCCGGCCGCTTATGGTCACGGACCTGGACCGGCACCCCGGACGCCTCAGTCAGCAGCGCACGGGCATTGGTTCCTGCACGCGCGCTGGATGTCCGCGTACTCCACCTCAGCAACGCTGCGGTACGCGACGATGCCCGGCTGGCCATTCCCTTGGTCGAACTGGCGGTTCAGCCCTTGAGTGCTTGGGCCAGGCTGCTGATGGGGCGCGCAGGGTCGATGGCCGCCATCCTGCTGGATGAGCGTGAACCGGAAGTGCCAGCGGCGGATGAGGTGCAAGAGCAGACGTCGCCTCCTGTGGACGCCAAGCGCCTGGCCATGCAATACCGCATGGCGTCGTCCCCCCTTGCCCGACTACTTGCCCAGCACCTGTCGGTGACCGCACCGCTGAGCTTCCCGGTGATGCGCTGGGTACAGCAGGCGATGCTGCCACACTCGGATACCTCGCATTTGGCCGAATTTGTCCTCGGTGGCTTGCTGAAAGTACAGCCCTCATCCGCTGACACCCCAGCCGATACCCTGACCTACGATTTCATCGAAGGCGTGCGCCCCCTGTTGCAGCAAGGCATGCCCAAGGTCTTGGGGCTGGAGACGCAGTTGCTCGTCGGACGCTATCTGGAACGCATGCATGACAGCACCCTGGACATGCGTGCGGTGGTAGAGACCTGGAGTGACGAACAGTTGCACGAGCTGTCGTCCGAGCACCAAGCATTCGCCATGGTTTCCCGGGGGTTTCTCGAACGGATCGGCCTGCGGCCGCGCGCGACCAGCAGCACAGCGCAAAAACCCGGAAAGCCGACACCAGTACATTCTACGGAGCCCGACCCGGACCAAGGATCACCTGCGCCCAAACCAGCTCCACCCTTGCAGTCCGCACAGAACCAGTGGACACGCACGTTGCGTGAACCGGTCCAGGAACTGCAATGGTCGCCTTTCGATGAAGAACGCCTGGCGATTCGCACCTTCAGCGGGATCGATCTCTGGCGACCGGCCCACGAAACCGACAGCAGGACCCTGCGCCAGCAGAAAAACGTCGCCAGCATCAGAAAACCGACCTTGGTCCTGTACTGGTGGGTGCCGGCAGGGCCTGAGGACGAAGGCGGAAAGCTCGAAGCCATCAAGATGATCGTTCGTCGCCTCAGCGAAGCACTGATGGCGCGCCTGCCGGGTCGTGTCCGGATCAAGCGGCTGCGCAATCCCATCGTGTTGAACAACCGGCGAAATCCGGCTCAGGCCTTGTTGATATTCCAGACGAGCGAGTATTCACGCTGGGCCCATGCCCAACCGCTGCAGTTTACCGCGATAGAACGTTTCATCGCGCGCAAGAACATCCTCTCCTCTTGCGTGGAGATGGGCGCAAAGCGTTCCGCCCATCCTCTGATCCACAAAACCATTCACCTGAAAGAGCGTGATCTGCAGGCATCTGGGTACCTATCGACTTCTGAGTTCTGGGCGAAGCTGAGTTGGCTGACCAATACACTTTGCAAACGAATACAGCGGTTGTTACCTACGGAGAACGAGCCGATAACGGCCATGACGTGGCTCTCGGAGAACCAGATCGGCATCGCAAGCCATGATGGTGCGGCAACGACAGTGGCCGCATTGAATGTGGGTCGCAAAAGCCTGAGTGGCGACATCGACAGCGGGCTGCTGGCCTTCCATCGTTCGTCAATTCCGTTGACTCACCTGTTCGTCCGTCCCGCACTCGAAACACCTCGCGGGTCTCGAAACGAGCAGCCCGGTGCGGAGCAATTGGTCTGCATGGATGCGCAAGGCTCGACCTACATCAAGCGCGACCGAGAGGATCAAAACGCCCCTCTGAAAGAGGTGATTTCAGGTGAAGGCATCCCACGACGACCGGTCTTTTCACCCTTGGACCGGCGCTGGTGGATCGCAGGAGAGGAACCCCGCTTGCTGTCCCCCAGCACTGCCAGAAAACTCCACCCCCCCGAAGTCCCCCTGCTGTCCATCTGCGACCTGCGCAAGGAGGACAACGTGCATACCTTGTTGCATGACCAGATATTTGCCGGCTGGACGCTGGATGACTCCGTCTTCGCCATTACCGCGGCAGGCTTCCTGCACCAGGGTTCGATCCATGATATGCGGGTTTCCAACCGCACGTCGCAGCCGTTGCTCGACCGGCAACCCCGGTACCTTAACGGCATCTTGCGAGAGGCGGCGGCAAGCGCCGATGGCCATCGCTTCGCCACGTTGACTGCGTATGGACGTCTGGACCTATGGGACACCCTGAGCATGACCCGACTGAACAGCTGGCAGGTCATCACCGCGCTCGCCGAGGTCAGGCATGTGAGGCTGGGACTTTCGGCGACCGGGCAACGCATCGCGTTCAGCGATGGCAGGACGGTGAGGGTGTTCGAGGAGCCACTGTCGGCCATTAGCGACAGTCGCTGGATGCGTCAGGTCCTGTGGGTCGACGATCGGCCGGGTAACAACGAGTGGGAGCGCCACGCTCTGGCCTCCCAACAAGTGCGCTGCACCTTGGCGCTGTCCACCGACGAGGCCTTGGAGACGCTTGAGAAGCGCCGTTTTGCCGTGATCATTTCCGATATGGGCCGTAGGGAGGGATCGGCTGAAGGCTATGTCTTGCTCAAGGCCCTGCGCGAAGCAGGCAACCTGACCCCTTATTTCATCTACGCCAGCTCAGATCTGCCTGAACACCACGATCTGGCGCTGCAGAATGGCGCTCAAGGGTCCACGAGCAAGTCGGACAAACTGCTGCGGTGGGTCATGGAGTGCATCGATGGCCCCAGCGTCAAAGCGTAA